TTTAGTTTTTCAGCACGCTAGGCTTCAACAATTTCAACAAACACAGATCAATCAATATCAAACCACCTCAATAACTACGTCCCTTTCAAAATTTTCTAAATTTCACCACACCTCATCTTCTAGGAATACTTCTGGATTTCAGGGTGGCTATATTGGTTTCTTTAGTTATGACTATAGCGCAGACCAGTTTGTCAACATTGATATGCATTCACAGCCAAGTTTTTTCTTAGGTCAATATTCTAGCTTTCTAAAATACGAAAATGAGGCTTGGTATTTTTACAGTGATGAAAATCAGGCTAAAAGCATCTACCAATACCTTATTAATTTGATAAACACCTCCAAACAACTGCCCCTGCTTTCTTTAAATAAACTATGTCAGCCGCGCTGGACCAAACAACAATATCGCAGTGCATTTGATCAAGTTCAAGAGTACATCAAGGCAGGAGATTGCTATCAAATTAACTTAACCCAAGAGTTTGTCGCTCAGACACAAGGCTCACTTTTAAGCCGTGCACAAGATTTATGGGATCTGACCCATGCACCTTATGCAGGTTATCTCAAAATAAATGATTTCGAATTACTCAGCTGCTCGCCTGAACTGTTTATTGAGTTTCAAACGAATCGAAAAATAAAAACACGCCCAATTAAGGGAACCATGCCCCGTTTTGCTGATCCTGAGCAAGACAAAATCTCCAAAGATAAACTCAGCCATTCTAAAAAAGACCAAGCTGAAAATGTCATGATTGTAGATCTTCTACGTAATGATTTGAGTGTCTATGCAGAAACAGGATCGGTCAATACCACCAAACTCTTTGAAATTGAGAGTTTTAATCAAGTCCATCACATGGTCAGTGAAATTACCGCGACTTTAAAACCCGAGATTAACCCGATGCAAATGTTGTTATCGGCACTTCCGGGTGGCTCGATTACAGGTGCACCCAAAATCCGGGCGATGCAGATTATCGAAGAACTTGAAGGCGCACCACGTGGTGCCTATTGTGGTAGTTTGGGTTATTTTAATTTTGATGGAACGGGTTGTTGGAATATTTTGATTCGCAGTATTCAGCAATACCAAAATCAATT
The DNA window shown above is from Acinetobacter colistiniresistens and carries:
- a CDS encoding anthranilate synthase component I family protein, whose amino-acid sequence is MSYFQQKLNTQLTSAFDLLSRLYDLTGLVYLHDQNMPVIAFLPKEFLVFQHARLQQFQQTQINQYQTTSITTSLSKFSKFHHTSSSRNTSGFQGGYIGFFSYDYSADQFVNIDMHSQPSFFLGQYSSFLKYENEAWYFYSDENQAKSIYQYLINLINTSKQLPLLSLNKLCQPRWTKQQYRSAFDQVQEYIKAGDCYQINLTQEFVAQTQGSLLSRAQDLWDLTHAPYAGYLKINDFELLSCSPELFIEFQTNRKIKTRPIKGTMPRFADPEQDKISKDKLSHSKKDQAENVMIVDLLRNDLSVYAETGSVNTTKLFEIESFNQVHHMVSEITATLKPEINPMQMLLSALPGGSITGAPKIRAMQIIEELEGAPRGAYCGSLGYFNFDGTGCWNILIRSIQQYQNQLSMWAGGGITIASDAEAEYQECFDKISAMLDLLNTWQSSEQ